Proteins co-encoded in one Lynx canadensis isolate LIC74 chromosome C1, mLynCan4.pri.v2, whole genome shotgun sequence genomic window:
- the LOC115521105 gene encoding chymotrypsin-like elastase family member 3B, translating to MMLRLLSSLLLVALASGCGRPSYQPSSRVVNGEDAAPYSWPWQVSLQYEKSGAFHHTCGGSLIAPDWVMTAGHCISNSLTYQVVLGEYNRAEEEGSEQVIPINAGDLFVHPLWNPNCVACGNDIALIKLSRSAQLGGAVQLACLPPAGDILPNGAPCYISGWGRLHTGGPLPDKLQQALLPVVDYDHCSRLDWWGSSVKKTMVCAGGDILSGCNGDSGGPLNCPTADGSWQVHGVTSFVSAFGCNTLKKPTVFTRVSAFNDWIEEVMSSH from the exons ATGATGCTCCGGCTGCTGAGTTCCCTCCTACTTGTGGCCCTTG CCTCGGGCTGTGGCCGACCTTCCTACCAGCCCTCCTCCCGTGTTGTCAACGGTGAGGACGCAGCCCCCTACAGCTGGCCCTGGCAG GTCTCCCTGCAGTACGAGAAGAGTGGAGCCTTCCACCACACGTGTGGCGGCAGCCTTATCGCCCCCGACTGGGTCATGACCGCGGGCCACTGCATCTC GAACTCCTTGACCTACCAGGTTGTGTTGGGCGAATATAACCGGGCTGAGGAGGAAGGCTCCGAACAGGTGATCCCCATCAATGCTGGGGACCTCTTCGTGCACCCACTCTGGAACCCCAACTGCGTAGCCTGTGG cAATGACATCGCTCTCATCAAGCTGTCGCGCAGCGCCCAGCTGGGAGGCGCGGTCCAGCtcgcctgcctccctcccgctGGTGACATCCTGCCCAACGGGGCTCCCTGCTACATCAGCGGCTGGGGCCGGCTCCACA CTGGTGGGCCCCTCCCGGACAAGCTGCAGCAGGCACTGCTGCCCGTGGTCGACTATGACCACTGCTCCAGGTTGGACTGGTGGGGCAGCTCCGTGAAGAAGACCATGGTGTGTGCGGGTGGGGACATCCTCTCCGGCTGCAAC GGTGACTCTGGGGGACCCCTTAACTGCCCCACAGCAGACGGCTCCTGGCAGGTCCACGGTGTGACCAGCTTCGTTTCTGCCTTCGGCTGCAACACCCTCAAGAAGCCCACGGTGTTCACACGAGTCTCGGCCTTCAATGACTGGATCGAGGAG GTCATGTCAAGCCACTAG
- the LOC115521106 gene encoding SCAN domain-containing protein 1-like, with the protein METEGYLETQRNREVQNDKIRPPSNEMVAEESEVVLISAPQVQVPREPSGLPPESLDEDSVEDLETMPRRNRPNAAASRQRFRKFRYEDAAGPREVLRHLQELAGQWLRPDIHTKEQIVEMLVQEQFQAVLPEELRARAQRCQPGVRITG; encoded by the coding sequence ATGGAGACTGAAGGGTACttagagacacaaagaaatagagaagtcCAGAATGATAAAATAAGGCCACCATCAAATGAGATGGTGGCCGAGGAGTCAGAAGTTGTCCTCATATCGGCTCCCCAGGTCCAGGTTCCGCGAGAGCCTTCCGGGCTTCCACCAGAGAGCCTCGATGAAGACTCTGTCGAAGACCTTGAGACCATGCCACGAAGGAATCGTCCCAACGCTGCAGCCTCCAGGCAGAGGTTCAGGAAATTCCGCTATGAGGATGCAGCCGGGCCCAGGGAGGTCCTCCGACATCTGCAGGAGCTTGCTGGACAGTGGCTGAGACCCGATATTCACACAAAGGAGCAGATTGTGGAGATGCTGGTGCAGGAGCAGTTCCAGGCTGTCCTGCCCGAGGAGCTCCGAGCTCGGGCCCAGAGATGTCAGCCCGGGGTCAGAATCACCGGCTGA